In Cytobacillus oceanisediminis, the following proteins share a genomic window:
- a CDS encoding ABC transporter permease, with translation MENKTIIDIEFWRLISAYLFVLLLIIIFKVRGIAREKKLTIAAFRITLQLVIAGYVLTYLFELSNPLLTLGVIFIMEGFAIYTIYKQAGTRLSVNLKKTIAISMIAGTSFCLAFFNFVVINFEPWYDPRYFIPIAGMIIGNSMTGITLSVKELLNSFTSQKDMIEGALMLGADPKAAVKPYVNHTFDSAVLPTINNMLGMGIIFLPGMMTGQILSGVSPLLAIEYQIVILLGILGSVGLSVILFILLAYKNFFNLDAQFFPDGKN, from the coding sequence ATGGAAAATAAAACAATTATTGATATTGAATTTTGGAGGCTAATATCAGCTTACCTATTTGTGCTTCTACTTATCATTATCTTTAAAGTGAGAGGAATTGCCCGTGAGAAAAAGCTGACTATTGCAGCTTTCAGAATTACACTTCAGCTCGTGATTGCAGGCTATGTATTAACCTATTTATTTGAACTTTCCAATCCGCTGTTAACATTAGGTGTAATTTTTATTATGGAAGGTTTTGCAATTTACACAATATATAAACAGGCTGGAACCAGACTTTCAGTAAACCTTAAGAAAACCATTGCGATTTCCATGATAGCCGGTACATCATTTTGTCTTGCATTTTTTAATTTTGTTGTTATTAATTTTGAGCCGTGGTATGATCCCCGCTACTTTATTCCAATCGCAGGAATGATAATTGGCAATTCCATGACCGGCATTACGTTAAGTGTAAAGGAGCTTCTGAATTCCTTTACATCTCAAAAAGATATGATCGAGGGTGCCCTAATGCTTGGTGCTGATCCAAAAGCTGCAGTTAAGCCATATGTTAATCATACTTTTGATTCTGCTGTTCTGCCTACTATCAATAATATGCTGGGAATGGGCATTATATTTTTGCCTGGTATGATGACAGGACAGATTTTATCAGGAGTCAGCCCATTGCTTGCGATTGAATATCAGATTGTTATTCTGCTGGGGATATTGGGAAGTGTAGGTTTATCAGTAATCTTATTCATCCTTCTTGCCTATAAGAACTTTTTCAATCTGGATGCCCAATTTTTTCCGGATGGAAAGAACTAG
- a CDS encoding phosphocarrier protein HPr produces the protein MVQKQFKVTAETGIHARPATMLVQAASKFDSEIHLEYKEKKVNLKSIMGVMSLGVGQGADITIIAEGNDEQDALNSLEETLKKEGLAE, from the coding sequence ATGGTTCAAAAACAATTTAAAGTAACTGCAGAAACAGGAATTCACGCTCGTCCAGCTACAATGCTTGTACAAGCTGCCAGCAAATTTGACTCAGAAATTCACCTTGAGTACAAGGAAAAGAAAGTAAATCTAAAATCAATCATGGGTGTTATGTCTTTAGGTGTTGGACAAGGTGCAGATATTACAATTATTGCTGAAGGAAACGATGAACAGGATGCCCTTAACAGCCTTGAAGAAACACTGAAAAAAGAAGGTTTGGCTGAATAA
- a CDS encoding ABC transporter ATP-binding protein, with amino-acid sequence MTTDLLFAIRGVRVNNILNVDHLDIKKGKVTCITGESGAGKSTLMKMLNKMISPDSGEIFYKGTPLKDIDSVQHRRKVIMQSQVPLIFPGTIKDNLMMGYILNGTKPDDDGVLKQAIHNMQMTKELDEDAGTLSGGEKQRLALARILLLAADVYLLDEPTSALDEDTEMMVLDHLIPEIKKKHASLIMITHSRKVNEQYAEERIDLSQLPLGEEVEKNT; translated from the coding sequence ATGACAACAGATTTACTATTTGCAATTAGAGGAGTAAGGGTTAATAATATTTTGAATGTGGATCATCTTGACATAAAAAAAGGAAAAGTAACCTGTATCACTGGCGAGAGCGGCGCTGGAAAATCAACCCTCATGAAAATGCTGAACAAAATGATTTCCCCGGATTCTGGTGAAATTTTCTATAAGGGCACCCCGCTAAAAGATATAGATTCTGTCCAGCACAGAAGAAAAGTAATAATGCAATCGCAGGTTCCATTAATCTTTCCTGGCACAATAAAAGATAACCTGATGATGGGTTATATACTTAACGGAACGAAACCTGATGATGATGGGGTACTTAAGCAGGCAATACATAATATGCAAATGACTAAGGAGCTTGATGAAGATGCAGGGACTCTTTCCGGCGGGGAAAAACAGCGCCTGGCATTGGCAAGAATTCTGCTTCTTGCAGCTGATGTCTATTTGCTGGATGAGCCGACTTCTGCATTGGACGAAGACACCGAAATGATGGTTTTGGATCATCTTATCCCGGAAATTAAAAAGAAACATGCTTCATTAATCATGATTACACACTCCAGGAAAGTCAATGAGCAATATGCAGAAGAAAGGATTGATTTATCCCAGCTGCCGTTGGGAGAGGAGGTGGAGAAAAATACTTAA
- a CDS encoding glucose 1-dehydrogenase: MGNFKGKTVIVTGGASGIGKGIAETFARKGANVVIADIDEMRGKKLEESLNKKGLTSMFIRADVKNEAEIKGLIIKTYESFGAIDILINNAGISKFHSFFELTVELWDEVINTNLRSVFLCSREAVKLMKQGSCIINLSSTRAVMSESNTEAYSASKGGIMAITHALASTLTEKGIRVNCISPGWIETGDYESLRGIDHSQHFANRVGKPGDIARTCLFLADPENDFITGENITVDGGMTRKMIYEQ, encoded by the coding sequence ATGGGCAATTTTAAAGGAAAAACGGTCATCGTTACAGGAGGAGCCAGCGGAATTGGCAAGGGAATTGCCGAGACGTTCGCAAGGAAAGGGGCCAATGTGGTCATCGCCGACATAGATGAAATGAGGGGAAAAAAGTTAGAAGAAAGCTTGAACAAAAAAGGCCTGACTAGCATGTTCATCAGAGCAGATGTTAAGAATGAAGCAGAAATCAAGGGACTTATAATAAAAACTTATGAATCATTTGGAGCAATTGATATTCTAATAAATAACGCTGGCATCTCAAAGTTTCATTCATTTTTTGAACTGACTGTGGAATTGTGGGATGAAGTGATCAATACGAACCTTCGAAGTGTCTTCCTATGCAGCAGGGAAGCTGTCAAATTGATGAAACAAGGATCCTGTATTATCAATCTATCTTCTACGAGAGCAGTAATGTCTGAAAGCAATACAGAGGCATACTCGGCTTCAAAAGGCGGAATTATGGCAATCACCCATGCTTTGGCCAGCACGCTCACTGAAAAAGGGATCAGGGTTAATTGCATAAGTCCCGGCTGGATTGAAACAGGAGATTATGAAAGTCTCAGGGGGATTGATCATAGTCAGCATTTTGCCAACAGAGTTGGAAAACCCGGGGATATTGCAAGAACCTGCCTATTTTTAGCCGATCCAGAAAATGACTTTATAACAGGAGAAAATATAACAGTAGATGGAGGCATGACAAGGAAAATGATTTATGAACAATAA